The Myxococcaceae bacterium JPH2 genome has a window encoding:
- a CDS encoding iron-containing redox enzyme family protein encodes MSFTVQGGAHPAPGRNVAASRASAEGQRYAPAELRVTPHPEWLRAMMARLEPEWRTACWPALFAETARGEHPPLRCWRRVLSQFFVIVEAFPKYMALSLVKTTYGKREGDASARRWLLRNLAVEARHAEWYIDWVRALGVDPTALFQQQPLPEVAALHDYLVAVCARGTLAEGVAASNWAIEGITGVWTREVAQPFRAYAADGARIDATSMMWLKAHARYDDAHPDEALELIKLATDDTTDEPARVEVAARTVLRLYATAIAACVSD; translated from the coding sequence ATGTCGTTCACTGTTCAAGGGGGAGCGCATCCGGCGCCAGGCCGGAATGTCGCGGCCTCGCGGGCGAGCGCGGAGGGCCAGCGCTACGCCCCCGCCGAGTTGAGGGTCACACCGCATCCTGAGTGGTTGCGCGCGATGATGGCGCGGCTGGAGCCCGAGTGGCGCACGGCCTGTTGGCCCGCGCTGTTCGCGGAGACCGCGCGCGGTGAGCATCCACCGCTGCGGTGCTGGCGCCGGGTGCTGAGTCAGTTCTTCGTCATCGTCGAGGCCTTCCCCAAGTACATGGCCCTGTCGTTGGTGAAGACGACGTACGGCAAGCGCGAGGGCGACGCGAGCGCTCGGCGGTGGCTCTTGCGCAACCTGGCCGTCGAGGCGCGGCACGCCGAGTGGTACATCGACTGGGTGCGTGCCCTGGGCGTGGATCCGACCGCGCTCTTCCAGCAACAGCCTCTGCCGGAGGTCGCCGCGCTGCACGACTACCTCGTGGCGGTGTGCGCGCGCGGCACGCTGGCCGAGGGCGTGGCCGCGTCCAACTGGGCCATCGAGGGCATCACCGGCGTGTGGACGCGCGAGGTGGCGCAGCCCTTCCGGGCCTACGCCGCGGATGGGGCGCGCATCGACGCGACGTCGATGATGTGGCTCAAGGCGCACGCGCGCTACGACGACGCGCACCCGGACGAGGCGCTGGAGCTCATCAAGCTCGCCACCGACGACACCACCGACGAGCCCGCGCGCGTGGAGGTCGCGGCGCGCACGGTGCTGCGGCTGTATGCCACGGCCATCGCCGCGTGCGTCTCCGATTGA
- a CDS encoding NUDIX hydrolase: protein MSDVTPSPLQELLARHVPEDDKEREDLVRMRHFAAVLPLPFSRAQAPAHFTGSAVVVDPTGQRLVLLHHAKLKRWLQPGGHAEPADGGRMEATALREAREETGCRVRPHPAAPVPLDVDVHGIPARKDEPGHEHLDVRFLFVADDPEALAHDPAESFGAQWLTWDEALARADEAPLRRLLEKARRFA, encoded by the coding sequence ATGTCCGATGTCACTCCGTCTCCGCTCCAGGAGCTGCTCGCGCGCCACGTCCCCGAGGACGACAAGGAGCGCGAGGACCTGGTGCGCATGCGCCACTTCGCCGCCGTGCTGCCCCTGCCGTTCTCGCGCGCGCAGGCCCCCGCTCACTTCACCGGCAGCGCCGTGGTGGTGGATCCCACGGGGCAGCGCCTCGTGCTCTTGCACCACGCCAAGCTGAAGCGCTGGCTGCAGCCCGGAGGACACGCCGAGCCCGCGGACGGCGGCCGCATGGAGGCCACCGCGCTGCGCGAGGCGCGTGAGGAGACAGGCTGCCGCGTGAGGCCCCATCCCGCCGCGCCCGTGCCGTTGGACGTGGACGTGCACGGCATCCCCGCGCGCAAGGACGAGCCCGGCCACGAGCACCTCGATGTGCGCTTCCTGTTCGTGGCCGACGACCCCGAAGCCCTGGCGCATGACCCCGCGGAGTCGTTCGGTGCGCAGTGGCTCACGTGGGACGAGGCGCTCGCCCGGGCCGACGAGGCCCCGCTGCGCCGCTTGCTGGAGAAGGCCCGCCGCTTCGCGTGA